From the genome of Rarobacter incanus, one region includes:
- a CDS encoding SLC13 family permease, which produces MPGALLTAISLGALFGTLAFAVVRPRQLPEATASIPAALLLVAIGGVSLSAAWAHIVTLGPTLAFLAGALLLADLCENEGLFAAAGSFMAHASRGNPKRLFVLVFAVASVTTAVLNLDATVVLLTPVILSTATSIGARPKPHLYATAHLANSASLLLPVSNLTNLLALSASGLTFGRFAGLMFAPWLLAIATEYVLLRRYFRADLSVSRAPNKRATRKPIPRFALTILAATFAGFVVSSPLHFEPFWVAWAGALALLVRRLVVAGIDARRSATASRKELTGGATAGRVFADAVRAINVPFLAFVATLSIVVAAVIDHGAGSLTKMVVPHDGSLWALLAIAFLAAIAANLVNNLPATLMLLPFVAPLGPIAVLAALIGVNAGSNLTYVGSLATLLWRRIVARGADPPQLGEYRRVGLLTTPAVLILSTLGLWAASMLMGDVS; this is translated from the coding sequence GTGCCCGGGGCCCTTCTCACCGCGATCAGTTTGGGAGCGCTCTTTGGAACGCTTGCGTTCGCCGTCGTGCGGCCGCGGCAGCTGCCCGAGGCCACCGCTTCGATCCCGGCCGCGCTACTCCTGGTCGCAATCGGCGGCGTATCGCTTTCGGCCGCCTGGGCTCACATCGTCACACTCGGCCCGACGCTCGCCTTTCTGGCTGGCGCATTGCTGCTCGCCGACCTGTGCGAAAACGAGGGCCTTTTCGCCGCGGCCGGCTCGTTCATGGCGCACGCTTCGCGGGGTAACCCCAAGCGACTCTTCGTGCTCGTCTTCGCCGTCGCGTCCGTCACGACCGCCGTTCTGAACCTCGACGCAACGGTGGTGCTGCTGACGCCGGTGATCCTTTCGACCGCGACCAGCATCGGCGCCCGCCCCAAGCCGCACCTGTACGCAACCGCACATCTTGCGAACTCCGCTTCCCTGCTGCTGCCCGTTTCCAACTTGACGAACCTGCTGGCGCTCAGCGCATCGGGACTCACGTTCGGGCGCTTCGCTGGACTGATGTTCGCGCCCTGGCTGCTGGCCATCGCCACGGAGTACGTTCTTTTGCGCCGCTACTTCCGCGCGGATCTGTCGGTGTCGCGCGCCCCGAACAAGCGCGCGACTCGCAAACCAATACCCCGCTTTGCGCTCACGATCCTGGCGGCGACCTTCGCCGGTTTTGTGGTCTCGTCCCCCCTGCACTTCGAGCCGTTTTGGGTCGCCTGGGCCGGCGCGCTGGCGCTATTGGTCCGGCGGCTGGTCGTGGCGGGGATTGACGCAAGGCGAAGCGCGACGGCGTCACGAAAAGAACTCACAGGCGGGGCGACCGCCGGCAGGGTATTCGCCGACGCCGTGCGCGCGATCAATGTGCCGTTCCTCGCCTTCGTGGCCACCCTGTCGATCGTGGTCGCCGCCGTCATTGATCACGGCGCCGGGTCGCTCACGAAGATGGTGGTTCCGCACGACGGTTCGCTCTGGGCATTGCTGGCGATCGCGTTCCTTGCAGCTATCGCAGCGAACCTCGTCAACAACCTTCCGGCGACGCTCATGCTGCTGCCTTTCGTTGCGCCGCTCGGCCCCATCGCGGTGTTGGCGGCGTTGATCGGCGTGAACGCGGGGTCGAACCTCACCTATGTCGGTTCGCTGGCGACGTTGCTGTGGCGCCGAATAGTGGCGCGCGGCGCCGATCCACCACAGCTGGGTGAATACAGGCGCGTCGGCTTGCTCACGACGCCCGCCGTTCTAATTCTCAGTACGCTCGGGTTATGGGCGGCATCAATGCTGATGGGAGACGTGAGTTGA